From a region of the Helianthus annuus cultivar XRQ/B chromosome 5, HanXRQr2.0-SUNRISE, whole genome shotgun sequence genome:
- the LOC110940037 gene encoding factor of DNA methylation 4: MSQRVRYENKVDPEFEENVRHKYYEKLKDGCLKVRFSDKFLKCPFCHESKDYSYNDLLRHADRIASKSKTTSYKEKAKHTGLIEYLERDFHAKIKCFDSTSVNLTPNRNANEELIVWPWMAVVSNIPVEYKNDCGKKLTADWITEGYSPVEDHLLLKWHGFSGLAVVEFGKTWDGFYHVMKFIKAFEVNKHGRKDWFDREKCKDDKLYAWIATAEDYNRDGVIGDYLRKNGDLKTVADVQKEDESVICGLKAMIHERDKRTEEMNDKISKIDVQLETAMKQKEVMTENFNRDKEIMQKATEELLKMITDEHERTKRRLEEREKGLKAREAINEIEQRKLDDEKRMIELEVLEQNKTNERGLKLAVDLKREKEKIHQKIIELQKKLDEKQCLELRIKQMKEALEVIKHMTDEHHKAKNKLESIQNDLRVKEEELEDLEFLNQSLKVKERISNDELVESRKELIYGLSGNTSHARVFVKRMGELDEKPFIAAAKRHCSNKREGLKYGERVASVWENHLRDTSWHPFKVITVEGIRKEILDEEDEKIVSLKNEYDKDVYDAVVTALNELNEYNPIGRYPVAVLWNKKLERPATLKEGVEAVLNQWKIYKHKRLN; encoded by the exons ATGAGTCAGCGAGTTAGATATGAAAATAAAGTTGATCCTGAGTTTGAAGAAAACGTGAGACATAAGTATTATGAGAAACTAAAAGACGGGTGTCTAAAAGTTAGGTTTTCCGATAAGTTTTTAAAATGTCCCTTTTGTCATGAAAGTAAAGACTACAGTTACAATGACCTCCTCAGGCATGCGGATCGGATTGCGAGTAAATCAAAAACTACTAGTTATAAAGAAAAAGCTAAACATACGGGATTGATTGAGTACTTAGAGAGGGACTTTCATGCTAAAATCAAGTGCTTTGATTCCACAAGTGTAAATCTAACTCCAAACCGAAATGCTAATGAAGAGCTAATTGTTTGGCCTTGGATGGCTGTGGTTTCTAACATTCCTGTTGAATATAAGAACGATTGTGGTAAAAAACTAACAGCCGATTGGATTACAGAAGGTTACAGCCCAGTCGAAGATCATCTTCTCTTGAAATGGCACGGTTTCTCAGGGCTTGCTGTTGTTGAATTTGGGAAAACCTGGGATGGATTTTACCATGTCATGAAGTTTATTAAGGCGTTTGAGGTGAACAAGCATGGTAGGAAAGACTGGTTTGATAGGGAAAAGTGCAAAGATGATAAGTTGTATGCGTGGATTGCAACCGCTGAAGATTATAACCGTGATGGTGTTATTGGTGATTATCTTAGAAAAAATGGTGATTTGAAGACTGTCGCAGATGTTCAAAAAGAAGATGAATCagtgatttgtgggttgaaagcTATGATACACGAAAGGGACAAAAGGACCGAAGAAATGAATGATAAAATAAGCAAAATAGATGTTCAACTGGAAACGGCTATGAAACAGAAAGAGGTGATGACCGAGAACTTTAATAGAG ATAAGGAAATAATGCAAAAGGCGACGGAGGAGCTGCTTAAAATGATTACTGATGAGCATGAAAGGACCAAACGGCGGTTGGAAGAACGTGAAAAGGGATTAAAAGCACGTGAAGCTATAAATGAAATTGAGCAACGGAAGCTTGATGATGAGAAGAGAATG ATTGAATTGGAAGTTTTGGAACAGAATAAGACAAATGAAAGAGGGTTGAAGCTAGCAGTGGATCTAAAG agagaaaaagaaaaaattcACCAGAAAATTATTGAGCTTCAAAAGAAGCTTGACGAAAAGCAATGTTTGGAGCTAAGGATCAAGCAAATGAAGGAAGCCTTAGAAGTGATTAAACACATGACTGATGAACATCATAAAGCAAAGAACAAATTGGAATCAATTCAAAATgatcttagagtaaaagaagAGGAACTTGAGGATTTGGAATTTCTTAATCAATCGCTAAAAGTTAAAGAACGTATAAGCAATGATGAATTGGTGGAAAGTCGTAAAGAGCTAATTTAT GGTCTGAGTGGAAATACTAGTCATGCTCGTGTTTTTGTGAAGAGAATGGGAGAGCTTGATGAAAAGCCTTTTATTGCTGCTGCTAAGAGACATTGTTCTAACAAAAGGGAGGGGTTAAAGTATGGCGAAAGAGTGGCATCTGTGTGGGAGAATCATCTCCGGGACACTAGCTGGCATCCCTTTAAAGTCATAACCGTTGAAGGGATTAGAAAG GAGATTCTGGATGAAGAAGATGAGAAGATTGTAAGCTTGAAAAATGAATATGACAAAGACGTATATGATGCTGTCGTGACAGCTCTAAATGAATTAAACGAGTACAACCCGATTGGCAGATATCCAGTGGCAGTACTTTGGAACAAGAAGTTGGAAAGACCGGCAACCTTGAAAGAAGGTGTTGAAGCTGTTCTCAATCAATGGAAAATCTATAAACACAAGAGGTTAAACTAG
- the LOC110940039 gene encoding probable GTP-binding protein OBGM, mitochondrial — translation MWVRCRNPLNYLEAFQKYKKTPWILQTSGFSDTPFKKPKLAPLQERRMIDRRRLCAKGGDGGNGCVSFHRSRHVRHGKADGGNGGRGGDVILECSPTIWDLSSLQHHINAKRGGHGASKNKIGSRGDDKVVLVPVGTVLHLVEGETPSMVAKGSSAPLNPWDVPTTLESNDNETSVPKVPSNTSSKIKSHVGLKHFDFSNEEKVSSCQVTCNGVSESDETEESEQEEEQIDYNVAELTEPGQRIIVAHGGEGGLGNVSLSKSYKKYSHKKHDGLEKADDIEVLEDENDDTSSLTTGSPGSESVLILELKSIADVGLVGMPNAGKSTLLGALSKAQPRIGHYAFTTLRPNLGNLTYDDVSVTVADIPGLIKGAHENRGLGHAFLRHIERTRVLAYVLDLAAALDGRKGVPPWEQLRDLILELEFYNEGLSDRPALIVANKIDEAGAEEVYDELRRRVCGVNIFPVCAVLEEGVAELKDGLRMLVNGEDSNRLTLDGIDVD, via the exons ATGTGGGTACGTTGTAGGAACCCTCTTAATTATCTGGAGGCCTTCCAAAAGTACAAAAAAACACCATGGATTCTCCAAACTTCTGGATTTTCAGATACCCCTTTCAAAAAACCAAAGCTTGCACCCTTACAG GAACGTAGAATGATAGACCGCCGTAGGCTGTGTGCTAAAGGTGGAGACGGTGGTAATGGTTGCGTTAGCTTCCACCGCAGTCGACACGTGCGTCATGGGAAAGCTGATG GCGGCAATGGAGGAAGAGGCGGTGATGTGATTCTAGAATGTTCCCCAACAATTTGGGATTTGAGTAGCTTACAACATCATATT AACGCAAAGAGAGGGGGGCATGGGGCTTCAAAAAATAAGATAGGAAGCCGAGGAGATGACAAG GTTGTTCTAGTACCTGTTGGCACCGTACTTCATCTCGTTGAGGGTGAGACGCCCTCTATGGTTGCAAAGGGATCCTCGGCGCCTTTGAACCCGTGGGATGTTCCTACAACTCTCGAGAGTAATGACAATGAAACGAGCGTACCTAAAGTTCCTTCAAATACGAGTAGCAAAATCAAGTCTCATGTTGGTTTGAAACACTTTGACTTTTCAAATGAAGAAAAAGTAAGTTCCTGTCAAGTGACTTGCAATGGTGTATCTGAATCAGATGAAACGGAAGAATCCGAACAAGAAGAAGAACAAATTGACTATAATGTTGCGGAGTTGACCGAACCAGGTCAAAGGATAATTGTAGCTCATGGGGGTGAAGGTGGTTTAGGTAACGTCTCTCTCTCAAAATCTTATAAAAAATATAGTCATAAAAAGCACGACGGGTTAGAAAAGGCTGACGACATTGAAGTACTAGAAGACGAAAACGACGATACTTCATCACTCACAACCGGATCTCCCGGTTCAGAGTCGGTTCTCATATTAGAACTCAAAAGCATAGCCGACGTCGGTCTAGTGGGAATGCCAAACGCGGGTAAAAGCACACTTCTAGGAGCATTATCTAAAGCACAACCAAGAATAGGCCATTACGCCTTTACAACATTAAGGCCCAATTTAGGAAACTTAACTTACGATGATGTATCAGTCACTGTTGCTGATATTCCCGGACTTATAAAAGGGGCCCACGAAAACCGTGGGCTCGGGCATGCGTTTCTCCGCCATATAGAACGGACTAGAGTTCTCGCTTATGTTCTCGACTTGGCTGCTGCATTAGACGGTAGAAAAGGGGTCCCGCCATGGGAACAATTAAGAGATCTGATTCTGGAGCTCGAGTTTTACAATGAGGGTTTGTCGGATCGACCCGCGTTGATTGTGGCTAATAAAATCGATGAGGCGGGGGCCGAAGAGGTGTATGATGAGTTAAGAAGAAGGGTGTGTGGTGTAAACATATTCCCGGTTTGCGCGGTTTTGGAAGAAGGCGTGGCCGAGCTAAAAGATGGTCTTAGGATGCTGGTAAATGGTGAGGACTCCAATAGATTAACATTGGATGGCATTGATGTTGATTAG